In Chitinophagaceae bacterium, the DNA window ATTGAGCAGTAGCAGCATCAGTCAAATTCCTTCCTGTAAATCGGTCTGTAGCCGCGCTGTAATGACAATCCTGGCACAACATAGATGCCAGCCGTTTTCCATTTTCCTGCATCGCAGAATCAGGAGGAACGGTGATTCCCGGATCTTCTGCTTTATAATGCGGAATACCTCTGAAATCAATGTACAAGGCAAAAGCAATCAAAATGATCACAACCATTCCGAGGATAATGCCGATGATTTTTAATGCTCTCATGTTGCGTAGGTTTTAGTTGAAAGTGAACCGGATTAATTGCAAAATATAATTAAATACCAATAAGTAAAAAGCTATTACATTTTTTTTATTCACGGTTGTATTTTCAACTATAAAGTGGATAAGCTAATTTCTCAGATAAATAATTGGATAGGTTATTCTGTCAGCAAATAGGTGGAACCTAATGGGAATCAGATAAGCAATAGTGACAAGGTTACTGAATTTGCTTTATTTAGGAAGTTGGTTTGATTTTATCAGGCACGCGGGAATTTGAATCATCTTACAGCAACTTTCAGGTTGCGAATATTTCAAGAAATGGAAAACATCACTGAAAAGGAAGAAGAGAAAAAACGGATTACTGTAAGTATGCTGATTCCGCTTTACTTTGTTAGTGTTTTGTGGCTTGTCTATTTTACGGAGTATGCCACCGGCCTCGATTTTTCATGGCTGGGTATATTACCACGAACTTTCGGTGGATTAGGCGGAATTATTTTCACTCCCTTTCTTCATGGTAGTTTCGGACACCTGCTGTCGAATAGCGTTCCTTTATTGGTACTTGGGTTTGGACTCATTTATTTCTACCGGAGTATTGCTTATAAAGTTTTTCTCTGGATCTGGTTTATTGATGGTTTTGGAGTTTGGATATTAGGCCGGGAATCTTATCACATCGGCGCAAGCGGGTTGGTATATGGAATGGCAGCGTTTCTCATTTTCAGCGGTATCCTGCGCAGTAACCGGCGTCTGCTGGCATTATCGATGGCCGTTGTCTTTGTGTATGGATCTCTGATCTGGGGAATGCTTCCCTATATTCCTGATGTTTCGTGGGAAGCTCACCTTTTTGGTTTTCTTGCAGGAGTATATTTTTCTGTCCATTACTTGCGTGATGGACCAGCTAATGATCCGTTGCCTGAGTGGATGTCTGAAACCGATGATGAAAAAGAAAGGTTGCAGGAGTATTCCGGGAATGAATTGCGTCCGGAGGAGAAGTTCAGCACCGATGAGGAGTCTGCAAAGCCATCCGATGAAATTAAAATTCGCTATATCTACCGGTCAAAAGAGGATGAAAAGGAAAGTGTTGATTAACATTCTATGATAATAGAAATCAATCCTTTTCAAAAGAACCTAAAATCTAAAGCTGCATTTCAAAAAGGAATCGTTATAATTTGATCATCGCATATTGACTGCATTGTACAGTTATTCAAAATTCAAAATTCCTAATTCCTAAATCTCAATTCTTAATTCCCATTTCCTTTTCCTGAACCAAAAAGAATCTTACTTTTGGGCGCCTTGGAATACATTGTATTCGATCAGGTTAATCATCATCCAATCTATCAACTGCTGTCTCAATGAGTTCGTTTGTCTGGCTGATTCCTTTTTTTCCATTGTTGGGATTCCTGATTAACGGATTGGGCTTTGGTAAAATTCCCAAAAACACCGCTGCTATTATTGGATGCGGTTCAGTACTGGGTTCATTTATAATTGTTTGTTCCCTTTTCATACAATCACTATCGGTACCTGTTAATCAGCACATTGATTTGTATTCCTGGATCAGTGCCGGCAATTATTTGGTTTCATTTGCTTTCCTCATCGATCCGCTTTCTATCATCATGATGATGATTGTAACAGGAGTGGGATTTCTGATACATGTATATTCTATTGGCTACATGAGGGAGGATGAAGGATTCGGTAAATTCTTTGCCTATCTCAATCTGTTCCTGTTCTTCATGTTGTTGCTGGTAATGGGGGCTAATTATGTAATGATGTTTATAGGTTGGGAAGGAGTGGGGCTGTGTTCTTATTTACTGATTGGCTTCTGGTGGAAAAACCGGGAATATAGTGCCGCCGCCAATAAAGCATTTATCATGAACCGCATTGGTGACCTTGGTTTTATTCTCGGCATCTTTCTGTTATTTGTTGCATTTGGTTCAAGTGATTTTGATAAAATTTTTCCTGCCGCTTCAGCATATGCAACAAATGATTCGCTCATAGTGGCCATCACCTTGCTGCTTTTTATTGGTGCCATAGGAAAAAGTGCACAGATACCATTATTTACCTGGTTGCCCGATGCCATGGCCGGTCCCACGCCGGTAAGCGCGCTTATTCATGCGGCAACGATGGTTACCGCAGGTATTTATATGGTTGCACGTTCAAACATTCTGTATTCGATTGCCCCTGTTTCGCTTGCCGTTGTTGCAGTAGTCGGTACGATCACAGCGCTAATGGCTGCATTAATTGCATTGACACAAAGTGATATCAAAAAAGTGCTTGCCTATTCAACAGTCAGCCAGTTGGGCTATATGTTCGCCGCATTAGGATCATCTGCTTATGACACAGCCGTTTTTCATGTTATGACGCATGCATTTTTTAAAGCGCTGCTTTTTCTTGGCGCAGGTAGTGTGATTCATGCCATGAGTGGTGAGCAAAATATCCGCCGCATGGGTGGCTTGAAAAAAGCGTTACCCATCACATCAGCAACATTTCTGATTGGAACACTTGCCATCTCAGGCATTCCTCCGTTTGCCGGGTTCTTTTCAAAAGATGCGATCTTAACAGCCTCTTACTCTAATTCATTACCGCTGTTTATTATTCTTTCCATCACTTCTGTGCTTACAGCAGCTTATATGTTCAGATTGTACTTCACTGTTTTTTGGGGTGAATTCAGGGGAACACATCATCAACAGGAACACCTCCACGAATCTCCACGAAGTATTACCCTTCCATTAACTATACTCGCAGTGCTTGCAGCACTTGGAGGGTTTTTAGGAATGCCGGAAATCTTCACTGAACACAATTGGATTCATGAATATCTCTCACCGGTTTTCAATCAGAATACACGAATCATGGCACATCCGGATACGGCAATGATTGAATGGCTGCTGGTTGCTTTTTCAATTATTGTTTTACTCTTGGTAATGTGGATGGCTTATCAGCGATATGCAGTTAAGAAAGTAGCTGCGGTTGTCAATGAAGATAAGCTTCCATTTTTCTATAAACTTTCTTACCATAAATTTTATGTTGATGAATTGTACGAAAGTATTGTAGTTAAACCACTTGGTATCATCGGAGACTTTTTTACAAATACAATTGAAAAAAATATAATTGACGGCACTGTAAATGGCATGGGAAATTTCACCATCTACCTGGGATCTCAGTTTAGAAAAATTCAAACGGGTAATATCGGATTTTATGTTTTTGCAATGGTGGCCGGTATTATCTTAATGCTGCTTTTTGGTTTAGCTAAACTCAATGTATTCTGATGATAGCAGCGGCACTTCTTATTCTTCCTTTGGTTTTTACAATTTTCACTTTACTGTTGCCGGCAAATAACAGCAGGAATATCGCATTAATAGGTTCTTTGCTGAGTTTTGCTCTTTCTGCTTTCGCCTGGGTGCAGTTTTCATCAGGCAATTTGGCGCAGCTATCACTTGATGTTCCCTGGATTTCTTCCTTAGGTATTCACTTCAACATTGGCATCGACGGTATTTCATTGATTTTAGTATTACTCACCGGCCTGTTGTATCCATTTATTGTTGCTGCCACTTTACAGACAGATATAAAAAGTCCGAAAGCTTTTTTTGCATTGATGCTTGCAATGCAACTGGGACTGATGGGTGTTTTTATTGCAAAGGACGCCTTCCTTTTTTATGTGTTTTATGAACTCACATTAATTCCTGTCTATTTTATATGTGCCATTTGGGGTGGAGAAAAAAGCATTCCCATCACTTTAAAGTTTTTCATTTATACACTTGCAGGAAGTCTTTTTATGCTGATTGCCATCATTTATTTATACTTTAAAACACCCGGCAATCATACTTTTGATATTCAATCTTTTTATCACCTCGGCCTTTCCGCAACCGAACAAACATGGATTTTCTGGGCATTTTTTCTCGCTTTTGCTATCAAGATTCCCATCTTTCCCTTTCATACCTGGCAGCCGGACACTTATACAGTTGCTCCTGCAGCGGGTAGCATGTTACTTGCCGGCATTATGTTGAAAATGGGAATTTATGGTTTGATCAGACTGGTATTACCGATCGTTCCGCAAGGTGTGGCAGCTTGGGGTAATGGCGCTTTGATACTATGTATCATTGGCATCGTATACGCTTCGTTGATTGCATGGCGGCAACAGGATTTGAAACGATTGCTTGCTTATTCTTCAATAGCCCACGTTGGATTGATTGCGGCTGGTGTTTTTGCTGTCAACATTTCGGGATTGCAGGGCGCAATGATTCAGATGTTTAATCACGGCGTGAATGTAGTCGCCATGTTTTTTATGATCGACCTTATTGAAAGAAGATACGGTACTCGCTGGATGGATGAGTTGGGAGGAGTTGCTGGTCAAATGAAAAAATTTGGTGTCATCTTCATGATTGTTTTATTGGGAAGTGTTGGATTGCCACTGACCAATGGATTTATCGGTGAGTTTTTATTGCTGATGGGAATCTATCAGCACAATGCATGGATGGCCGCATTTGCAGGGCTTACATTAATACTGGGTGCCGCTTATATGTTCAGGTTGTATCGACATGTTTTTTTAGGAGAGGTGAAGGATCACAAAATAATCGCGGTTGATACACTTACGTGGGAAAATTTTATTCTGATTCCGCTTTGTGCGCTTATCTTGATTATTGGTGTTTATCCTGCTATTCTTTTAAACATAACCGAACCGGCTGTGCAACAATTGCTTCAGATTTTTAATGCTCCTAACGTAATCACCAGCGGCTTATGAATGTCTTGATAACACTTTCTATAGCCGGAATAATTACCATGATTGGCAGCACATTCAAAGACCGCTCATGGATTCTGACAGTAACGTTATCAGCATTGGCAATCTCCTGTTATCTGGCTGGAGCCGGCTGGAACAGTAATGTCGTTTTTTTTGATGCTATGCGGATGGATAACTTCGCCATAGCTTTCACCATCGTTTGTCTGCTGGCTGCATTTATACTTTCGATTATCTATCACCAACTGAATTATGCAAAGGATGCTCATTATGCGGAAGTATATGCCATCATTCTTTTTTCACTGGCCGGTGCAGTGGTTATGGTTTCATTTACCAGTTTACTAATGTTGTTTCTTGGAATTGAAATATTATCGCTGAGTTTATACATATTGGCCGGGTTGAGAAAAAAAGATTTACTGTCCAATGAAGCATCTCTCAAATATTTTCTGATGGGTGCTTTCTCGACCGGATTTTTATTGTTTGGAATTGCGATGTTGTATGGAGCAACAGGTTCATTTATGGTAATCGATATTGCCTATTATCTCGGCTTACATCAGTCAGCTCCTGAGCCTTTTGTAGTAGCAGGTATTATCATGCTGATGATTGGTTTGTTATTCAAAGTAGCAGCTGCTCCGTTTCATTTCTGGACGCCGGATGTGTATCAGGGCTCACCAACTATTGTAACCGGTTACATGGCAACGGTTGGTAAAGTCGCTGCCTTTGCGGCATTCCTTCGGTTATTTCAGTGGGGCTTTGCTCCGGCTTTAGTTTCTTATCAGTTTTTAATTGCGGCTGTTGCAATCGTTACACTGTTCGTGGGAAATATCATAGCGCTGTATCAGAAAAGTGTAAAACGAATGCTGGCTTATTCCAGTATTTCACATGCCGGCTACATGCTGCTTGCATTAATGGTAACCAATGAGATTTCCAATGGAGCAGTATTATTTTATGCAATTGCGTATACGCTTGCATCGGTGGTTGCCTTCACAGTGGTTGCTGTTCTGCAGGAAAAAAATGCTGGTGATGATACCGATGCCTTTAATGGTTTATCGAAAAGAAATCCTATGCTTGCCATCACCTTCGCAATAGCGATGATTTCGTTGGCAGGCATTCCACCAACCGCAGGCTTCTTTGCAAAATTTTATATTTTCTCTGCAGCCATCAAAGATGGTTGGGTATGGATGGTTGCAATTGCTGTCATTAATTCATTCATCAGTATTTACTATTACTTCCGTCCGGTTATTGCATCGTTCATGAAAAAGGGAAGCGATGAAACTATCAATATCAGCTTTGTCATGCAATTGCTGCTTGTTTTATTGGCTGTGCTCACGCTGCTTGTCGGAATGCTGCCTGACTGGCTTACCGGTATTTTGTAACCTTCTTTTACCTTCAGGTTTTATTTAATAGGAAATGCGTTACAACTGCACCATAATTTTTTTTTAATAATTGAATCAGATGTTGAAGCGGTAGTAACAAATCAATACGTAGTATGAATGCAGTGAAATTGTCTGTCGTGCAGAATAATTTTTTGGTCTTGAAATAATTCCTATTTTGCCCTTCCACTAAAGTTTTGCAGGATTACATGAATGGAATTGTGTAGTTCCTTATTTTGGTGTGGCTTTATAAATGATCCAACATACGCTTCTAAAACTTGCATCAAAAAGATTATGGCCAATAAATTATTTGTTACAAAATCAATAGCTAAGCTGCTTGAACAGGCAGATGGATCTTCCAATAAACTGAAGCGTACATTAGGTATGTGGCACCTCGTGTTGCTTGGAATTGGTGCAATCATTGGTGCCGGCCTTTTTGTGAGAACCGCCGCTGCTGCCTCTGAACACGCCGGCGCTGCTGTAACACTTTCTTATGTACTTGCCGCAGTCGGATGTCTTTTCGCTGGACTTTGCTATGCGGAATTTGCATCCAGCATTCCAATTGCCGGAAGTGCATATACTTATTCTTATGCTACACTCGGCGAATTCATTGCCTGGGTTATTGGTTGGGAATTGATTCTTGAATATGGATTAGGAGCTGCTACCGTAGCCATTGCATGGTCGGAATACCTGAATAAACTGCTTGCTCATTTCAATATGACGATACCATTTGAATGGTGCCATTCCCCCTTGGAAGTAAGCCTTGACGGCTCCATGCATGGCATTATCAATCTGCCGGCAATACTGATACTTGGTCTTCTTTCCATGCTGCTCATCAGGGGCACCCAGCACTCTGCAACAATTAATGCTTTTATCGTAGTGATTAAGGTGGCCATTGTTTTATTATTTATTCTCTTCGGATGGTCCTTCATCAACCCGCAAAATCACATTCCATTTATTCCACCTGCCGGAACATACATCGATAAAGCCGGGGCTTCACATAATTTTGGTGGCTTCATGGGAATTCTGGCGGGAGCAGGCACTGTCTTTTTTGCTTTTATTGGTTTTGATGCGGTCTCTACAGCGGCACAGGAATCAAAAAATCCGAAACGTGACATGCCGATTGGTATCCTGCTTTCTTTAGGTATCTGCACATTTCTATACATTTTGTTTTCTTACGTTCTCACCGGTGTAGCATCTTATGAAGATTTCCGCAATGCGGGAAAAGAAGCTTCAGTAACCTATGCTATTCAAACATACATGCATGGTTATGGTTGGCTTGCAACTTTTA includes these proteins:
- a CDS encoding rhomboid family intramembrane serine protease; the protein is MENITEKEEEKKRITVSMLIPLYFVSVLWLVYFTEYATGLDFSWLGILPRTFGGLGGIIFTPFLHGSFGHLLSNSVPLLVLGFGLIYFYRSIAYKVFLWIWFIDGFGVWILGRESYHIGASGLVYGMAAFLIFSGILRSNRRLLALSMAVVFVYGSLIWGMLPYIPDVSWEAHLFGFLAGVYFSVHYLRDGPANDPLPEWMSETDDEKERLQEYSGNELRPEEKFSTDEESAKPSDEIKIRYIYRSKEDEKESVD
- the nuoL gene encoding NADH-quinone oxidoreductase subunit L, whose translation is MSSFVWLIPFFPLLGFLINGLGFGKIPKNTAAIIGCGSVLGSFIIVCSLFIQSLSVPVNQHIDLYSWISAGNYLVSFAFLIDPLSIIMMMIVTGVGFLIHVYSIGYMREDEGFGKFFAYLNLFLFFMLLLVMGANYVMMFIGWEGVGLCSYLLIGFWWKNREYSAAANKAFIMNRIGDLGFILGIFLLFVAFGSSDFDKIFPAASAYATNDSLIVAITLLLFIGAIGKSAQIPLFTWLPDAMAGPTPVSALIHAATMVTAGIYMVARSNILYSIAPVSLAVVAVVGTITALMAALIALTQSDIKKVLAYSTVSQLGYMFAALGSSAYDTAVFHVMTHAFFKALLFLGAGSVIHAMSGEQNIRRMGGLKKALPITSATFLIGTLAISGIPPFAGFFSKDAILTASYSNSLPLFIILSITSVLTAAYMFRLYFTVFWGEFRGTHHQQEHLHESPRSITLPLTILAVLAALGGFLGMPEIFTEHNWIHEYLSPVFNQNTRIMAHPDTAMIEWLLVAFSIIVLLLVMWMAYQRYAVKKVAAVVNEDKLPFFYKLSYHKFYVDELYESIVVKPLGIIGDFFTNTIEKNIIDGTVNGMGNFTIYLGSQFRKIQTGNIGFYVFAMVAGIILMLLFGLAKLNVF
- a CDS encoding NADH-quinone oxidoreductase subunit M, which produces MIAAALLILPLVFTIFTLLLPANNSRNIALIGSLLSFALSAFAWVQFSSGNLAQLSLDVPWISSLGIHFNIGIDGISLILVLLTGLLYPFIVAATLQTDIKSPKAFFALMLAMQLGLMGVFIAKDAFLFYVFYELTLIPVYFICAIWGGEKSIPITLKFFIYTLAGSLFMLIAIIYLYFKTPGNHTFDIQSFYHLGLSATEQTWIFWAFFLAFAIKIPIFPFHTWQPDTYTVAPAAGSMLLAGIMLKMGIYGLIRLVLPIVPQGVAAWGNGALILCIIGIVYASLIAWRQQDLKRLLAYSSIAHVGLIAAGVFAVNISGLQGAMIQMFNHGVNVVAMFFMIDLIERRYGTRWMDELGGVAGQMKKFGVIFMIVLLGSVGLPLTNGFIGEFLLLMGIYQHNAWMAAFAGLTLILGAAYMFRLYRHVFLGEVKDHKIIAVDTLTWENFILIPLCALILIIGVYPAILLNITEPAVQQLLQIFNAPNVITSGL
- a CDS encoding NADH-quinone oxidoreductase subunit N; the encoded protein is MNVLITLSIAGIITMIGSTFKDRSWILTVTLSALAISCYLAGAGWNSNVVFFDAMRMDNFAIAFTIVCLLAAFILSIIYHQLNYAKDAHYAEVYAIILFSLAGAVVMVSFTSLLMLFLGIEILSLSLYILAGLRKKDLLSNEASLKYFLMGAFSTGFLLFGIAMLYGATGSFMVIDIAYYLGLHQSAPEPFVVAGIIMLMIGLLFKVAAAPFHFWTPDVYQGSPTIVTGYMATVGKVAAFAAFLRLFQWGFAPALVSYQFLIAAVAIVTLFVGNIIALYQKSVKRMLAYSSISHAGYMLLALMVTNEISNGAVLFYAIAYTLASVVAFTVVAVLQEKNAGDDTDAFNGLSKRNPMLAITFAIAMISLAGIPPTAGFFAKFYIFSAAIKDGWVWMVAIAVINSFISIYYYFRPVIASFMKKGSDETINISFVMQLLLVLLAVLTLLVGMLPDWLTGIL
- a CDS encoding amino acid permease, producing MANKLFVTKSIAKLLEQADGSSNKLKRTLGMWHLVLLGIGAIIGAGLFVRTAAAASEHAGAAVTLSYVLAAVGCLFAGLCYAEFASSIPIAGSAYTYSYATLGEFIAWVIGWELILEYGLGAATVAIAWSEYLNKLLAHFNMTIPFEWCHSPLEVSLDGSMHGIINLPAILILGLLSMLLIRGTQHSATINAFIVVIKVAIVLLFILFGWSFINPQNHIPFIPPAGTYIDKAGASHNFGGFMGILAGAGTVFFAFIGFDAVSTAAQESKNPKRDMPIGILLSLGICTFLYILFSYVLTGVASYEDFRNAGKEASVTYAIQTYMHGYGWLATFITVAILAGFSSVILVMLLGQSRVFYSMSRDGLVPKIFSDIHPKFHTPWKSNMIFFLFTGLFAAFLPGSLTGDLTSIGTLSAFLLVSAGILVIRKTQPDLPRSFKTPFVPLVPILGIVTCGAMMFGLDRYTWIGFLCWTGIGLMVYFLYSRYHSIAQKDALKS